The segment TAAAGCTACTGGAACCAACTTGTGCTGCCCACTGCCCAGAGTACAGCTCACAAATGTCCCTAGATCTGAAATAACCATGGAGCAGTGGGACAGTAAGGAGCCAGTGTAGAGGACATTGTATTCTTTAACTCTGGTACTGTTCAAGGTCAAAGTGGGCAGTTTGCaggctctctattttgtttttaaaagaacagtaCAGTAGAAGTCAGGAAGAGATAGGAGTAGTCATTCAAGCAAATAATTCTACAGTTTTCTTTAAACCTGTGTTACTTTGTATATTTCAGCATTTTACTCACCACCACTGCACAGAGGTTATATTTAGGATGTTTCCGAAAAATTGGACAAATGTAAGGAGTAAGGTCCAAGTTAGTGAGCGGGTAATGAATATCtgtcctcagtttccttttcattGTACCCAGAATGTCAAACCTGGagagataaaataaatgtgtgagATAGTAAGTTTGTAAATCACTCATGAATGAAGTGCACATACTTTCACAAGTTCATAGTTAAAAGTAATTTCTTGGAAAGATTATTTGGTGCTGACCTTTACAAAAATTACTTTGTCTCATCTACATATATTTAGAATCTTCACATCCACAAGCCTTATCAAAACTGAGGCTGGAGTGGGCCAAGGGCCTGAGTCAAGGAATGAGACGGATTAGAGTCAATCTAGCAGGAgtaaaaaaatggaattaaagcCAGGATCAGCACTGGAGGAGTAGAAATCAGGCTGGTGGCTTCCTGAAGTCTTCTCTCCAGTGGATGCTGTTTACCCTAACCAAGCTGACTCAGCTTTTTCTTATCTTGCTTTCCGCACACACTGTCTTGGCAGTGTCCTGTTTTCCAGCTCTGAGGTTTTAATACATCTTTAATAAGATAAAACTTGGTGAAAATCTTGTCACATTTTCTAGGTGTTACATAGATCAGCAAATCTGAGGTCATATCAGAATCACtccagagctttttaaaaaatacattatgttCATTTTGGAAAAATGGCTGATTTaggtctcagatcagatcagatcagtcgctcagtcgtgtccgactctttgcgaccccatgaatcgcagcacgccaggcctccctgtccatcaccaactcccagagttcactcagactcacgtccatcgagtcagttatgccatccagccatctcatcctctgttgtccccttctcctcctgccctcaatccctcccagcatcagagtcttttccaatgagtcaactcttatcatgaggtggccaaagtactggagtttcagctttagcatcattccttccaaagaaatcccagggctgatctccttcagaatggactggttggatctccttgcagtccaagggactctcaagagtcttctccaacatcacagttcaaaagcatcaattcttcggcgctcagccttcacagtccaactctcacatccatacatggccacaggaaaaaccatagccttgactagatggacctttgttggcaaagtaatgtctctgcttttgaatatgctacctaggttggtcataactttccttctagaGGAGGGAAATTACTGGATGAGCCTAAGATATTCTTgtgccagaaagtaaagaatcttgTTTGCAAAACCTAAAGGAATATcaaggggaaaagggggaaagattgaaggcaggagaaggggatgacaggatgagatggttggatggcatcaccaacttgatggacatgagtttgagcaagctccaggagagttggtgatggacagggaagcctggcgtgctgcagtccaggggatcgtaaaaagtcggacacgactgagcaactgaactgaaaggaatatCGTTATCATCTGACCCCATATGATATGATATCATATGATCCTATGCCTAGGTATCAgctcaaaagaaatgaagaggttttatatccacataaaaacctatatgcaaatgtttatagcagctgtATTCCTAtctgccccaaactggaaacaacctgaatgttcatcaactggtgaatggaaCAATTTTGTTACATTCATAAAAGGGTATATACTACACAGCAATCAAAAGAAGGAACCACAGCTACATTCCACAGCAGGGATTAGTCTCATTGttcaaagtgaaagaagccaaactcAAAAGGTCACATATGGTGTAACAtaggacattctggaaaaggtgaaACTATAACAATGGAAATCATATCACAAGTTTCTTTAGTTCATGTATACAAATAgttgattcatgctgttgtacagcagaaactaacacaacacaagggaagcaattatcctccaattaaaaaaataaagtttctaggGGCTGAAGGTGGAAGAAGTGATTGACTATAAAGGAACATGAGAAaactttttggggtgatggaaatgatCTCTCTGTTGGCAGCAATGGTTATATTACACTTGTCAAAATTCATAGAACTATACACTTAaggatacattttatatatttaattatactttATTAAACTTAAATTAACTAATCAGGTGCTCACAGGAGATGGCTTGAAGCGGATCCCACTGGCCAACCTGAACAATTTGAACATCAAGAAgaataatagggcttccctggttgctgagtggtaaagaatccacctgacaacgtaggagacatggatttaatCCCTGATCTCAGAAAATCCCCAcaagccatggagcaactaaacttgTGTGCTGTAGCTGCTGAGCCTGTCTCTACAGCCcaggagccataactactgaagctcatACGCCCTAGAATCTGTGGtctacaacaagaaaagccatggcagtgagaagccagcacactaGAGAGTAGTCCTCTctctccacaactagaaaaaagcccatgaagcaatgaagacccagcacagccaaaaataaatcaataaatcattttttttaaaaaagaatgataatagTAATGGATATTAAacccattaaaatttaaaatatccatgAGTTCAAAGTGATACTAGTTACAGAGAGGAAAACTATACCTTTAAATGGTGAGATCTTACAGTTGCTACCTTAACTAAGGGATCAAATTTAACATTACCAATAATTTTTGGacaaattttccaaatattttttggGAAACTGGGACAAATTTTCATGATTTGCCTCCTGATGTAATGTAATGACAAGTCCATAACATCAGCTGTGGCAGATTCTTGCTACAATAAAACAGCTTAGCCTGAATCTAACCAAGGGGAAACAATCAGACAAATTCAGGAGGAGGCAAAAATGGCtcaacaggaggaaaaaaaagtttaactatTAAAAAAGAGGGAAGGATCAGTCCAGATTAAAAGAGGCTGAAGAGATAGCCAAATGCAATGTATGACCCTTGACTGGATGGATtggaaaaaaagtaatgaaagacATTTTGGGGATGGGGGAATTTAGATACGGACTGTATCTTAGGTGATACAAAATTATCGTTACATTTTTTGGACTATTTGATAATGGTGGTGTGATTATGTAGGAGAATGTCCTTTTTCTCAGGTGATAGATACATGCTAAAGTATTTAAGCATGGAATGCCTTGGTGTTTGCATCTTACATTAGACGGTTCAGCCAATAAAAtggaagggacagagaaagggagAGCTGGAAGGAGAAAGACTGGAAGAATGGAAGGAAATGTCAAAAAGTGGCACCAACTAGTGAAGATTTTAGGGTACATGGATACTCATTGTATACCTTTTCTATGTTTCtgtatatataaacttttaaaaataaaaactgagctgGGGGtagagattaaaaattaaaatagtgatGCTCAGATTCCACGTCAGACTTATGGGATTAGAGTCTCCAGTGGAGCTAGGGAATCTATCTTTAAAAAGCACTCAAAGTGAGCTccaaaatgtctatcaacagttaaaaagataaagaaaacatgatgTACATACATATGACGGAGTATTACATAggtgtaaaaaggaatgaaattctgctaCAAGGATATCCGACcttggaaacattatgctaagtgaaacaggtCAGCAAAAAGGACAAATGTTGTGTGACTATACTTATGTTCAGtatcagaataggcaaatttacagacacagaaagcagacTGGAGGTTACCAGAGGCTAAAGGGAAAAGGAATGAGGGGTGGTTAATGATTTCAGAGTTTTTGTAGagggtgatgaaaaagttttggaaatactgatatacaacattgtgaattgtAATTAATGCCAGtgaaattatacacttaaaatggccaaaatggcaaattttattatgtatattttaccacagattaaaaaaaattaatatacccaacaccattgaattgtacacttaaatggGTGAAATGCATGGTATGTGAGTTACATGTTAAAGCTGTTCCAAAAATCTGCTCACAAAATGTTAAAATCCATACCTTTTTAGGTGAAAGACAATTGTTTTTGGCGCTTTGGAAATAGTGGCCCTCACAGCTGCTTCTTGCTTGGTTTCACAAAAGGAACAGTGAATCTGGTTGTTCCAGGTCAATGTGTCTTGTTGGAAAAAACACTGGAGACAGTCCTATTGAGGAAAAACGCATTTGATGACCAAATCGGATCCACAGTAATCTGGGCTACTGTCTATATTAGAACTCTGAAAGAGCTGCAGAAACGTAATCCCCGGTGCTTTTCTCAAAGTCAAGTCCAAGAGATGCCAGCACCGCAAGATGCAGTTTGGATAGAATCCACCTGGCAAAGGAGGTGCTGCTTTCTCACTTAGTTACTGCAAGGGATCCAAATGTCCATCTCATTTCTAATCTCTGAATCATCATTTTACTATTTCTGATTTGTTTCAGAATAATACCAACTATGCAATTTCCACTAACCAAGTCAGGCTTTATTTGTCTCATCACAAAAGTGATCTGGTGACTAAAAATGGCTGTATCCCAGTATCTGGGGGTGGCCCATAATAAAGACAGCAGAACAGAGAGAATCAGATCTCATGCCCACAGGAGACATCACCAACCATCCAAGCCCCCTGCTCTGCAAACCACTGGCCTAAAGAAGTGAGCACAGATTGCCAGTGCCTCATTTAGAGGCTTTGGAATTCATCTCCAGCAGGCTTTACCAGTTTGATCTGAGGAAAAAGTACAGGTCTGAATAAGCAGAATTCTTTTCTCTAATTCTGGTATGTGAAAAAAGTTTTAGCAATAGATGTACTTTCATAattgtgggaaaaaaatattaatgtgtgTTTTTCTGCAAGGAAACTTACTGCTCCCTGCCTCCTAACAGCCACCTACCTTTCACCaacacctcccacccctgccaaCCCCCCACCCACTCCCTGACCCTCCCCACTCCATTTACATATTAACTTTTGGTATTACAATAAAGAGGTAAACTAAGACACCATTCCATTCTATCTTCCCCCTCAAATTCCTCAGCTTATGTCCAAATATAAGTGGCACAAGACTAAAAGTCAAATTTATTTCTATCTAGTTTTCAATCTGGACCTACAGACCTCTGGGATGAAAAGGGGCCATAGAATTTTTATAAGTTTAAATTTCCTGTATGCACCAAGCCATCTCAATAGGTTGAATAAAGCCCACCTATCTATTTTACAGTGAGGCTGTTTTACTGAACGTCATCAGAGATACAACTGAATTCACAGTAACTTTTGGCTGTATGTCGCTTTTCTACAAAACACTGTCATCATGGGCTTCCAATTTTTTTTAGTTATGAAGTGGCTCCCCTTATACTAGAAACTATAGGAAACAATGCTGAGAAAAatccagggctggggcagagagagacaaaagaggtctCCAGGAGTAAGAATTCTTACCTGAAGAGAGCACTTGTATtcggatggaatggggagggagatgatggTGAAAACTTCGTTCTTGTAGGTGCAGTTCTCACACTTTAAACATACGATGCTATAACTGAGCTGCCCTTCAAACAGCCGGGTGATGATGGAGGACTCACTGGCAATCATTTTCCTGCAGCATCTTGGAATGGAtcttttttcatatgcttttctcTGGTGGTACTAATCAAGGGACAAATTCATGCCAAATCAACTATTGGTTATCAAAGTTGTTTTAATAGAATGACCCGATTTTTCTATCAGAATGCTACCCAAAACTTTAGTTTTGGATTCAGATAATAAATAGAATAAGATCTTAAGAGTATATAATAGGTATAATTTCTGATAATTCATTGATTTGCCTCTTTAAGTGAAGCCGAGGATGAGGATACCCTAACCCTGGTAAAATCCATGTCCGTGGTGCCATAAGCTGACAGCCAATGATACTGTGATATGGGGCTCTGGAGGCGGGTTTTCCTGGGAAGAGGGTAAGCTGCAAACTGGCTTCCGGTCATGCAAGTTTATCTAGCGGTAAGATAAAGGAATTGGATCTTTCCTCCAGTCCCTTCAGGTTATGTTTGTTCTCTAGCCTCCTattgttaggggaaaaaaagtttcttaAAGAGCAAATGTTAAACTCCTGAGATGGCCCAATTTTGTTAGGCTTGTAGCCTGATGTGAATCTAGCTGATGCCCAGGAACAGCATTTCTGGGAGCATGTTCTGACTGTCCAGTGATTCTACAGCCTTAGCGAAATGTTCTAAAGGCGCTATGCTTTCAGTTGGTTCTGCTTTGGCAGCTTCTTTCATCACACCTCCTGCCCACGTCTCCCATCATTAATTCCACCTACCTTTTTCAGAGCTTCATGAAGTTCATTCAGGACATAAATCAAGAATTCCTGAGCATCTTGCTGCGTCTTTTTCATAAATACTGGGTAGAGGTTGCCAAGAGCTGACCGAAATATTTCTGGTGAGACACAGTCAGAGTCTCCAAGCCACATGTCTGTCATCACATATGCAAAGGCAGTGGCAACCTCACTGCAGTCCCTAAGAAGGAGGGGAAATGTTTCTGGCTGATCATGTGGCATCAGACCCCAAGCCTGATTCATTTCTTGGTTGACCTTCTCGTTTTACTCACCCTAGAAATGGGATCTGGGGCGCTGCAGCCTCTACTAACTGGTTTAGCCCTTTCCAGAAGGTCCCTTCCCTAACCTCACCTTGgagagcaggggtgggggccGGGCCACAGGTAAGGCAAATGGTCTTACTTTTGAAGAGCATTAATGTACTTTCCCGAGAGAAAGTATTCCACCAGTGGTGAGATGCTGCAGAGACACTGTAAGATGGCATTCATGTAGCATGTGTTGCCCAGGTTCCGCAGGCCAGTCACCCTCTGGAGATGGGGCTGGTTCTCTTCAGCCTCGTTAACTGGGCACGGGTCATAGTGATCTGTGCACTCTGAACTGTGTTGGTGCCatgtggaaagaaaggaaagcattttgaagaaacaaaatatgCACAAATGAAATCAGGCCCTCTCAGCCTCATGACACAAAGAAGAGTTCTTCCTAAGATTTATACCAAATACATTCCCTATCAAAGACAGAAGTATTTGGACTTGGAGTCTAAAACTGTGTTACTTGGCTCAGGACTCtctgaacagtgaaagtgaagtcgctcagtggtgtccgactctttgcgacttcatggactgtagtctaccaggttcctctgtccatgggattttccaggcaagaatactggagtgggttaccatttccttctccaggagatcttcccaaaccagtgattgaacccaggattcccgcattgtaggcagacgctttaccatctgagccaccaggaaactctGAACAGTGCCTGCAGccaaacaaacagagataaaaTTTCTTCCTAAAACCAAAGCAAGAGGACAGAAAACACTGCCTTTTCAGGGTCCTAGAATCTGCTAAAAATGcagactttcttttctaaatactATTTAGAGTATTTACATTTTTGCTGGACaagtaatttaattattattactagtaataataataatagctagcaGTTAATAacaatgatggagaaggaaatggcaacccactccagtattcttgcctgagaaatcctatggacagaagagcctagcaggctgcagtccatggggtcacagagtcggacacaaccaagtgcACATGCagagtaaaaatgaaagtgaaagtgttagtcacttctGTGAGCCCAagaactgtaggctgccaggcccctctgtccatggaattcactagggaagaacactggagtgggtagccattcccttctccaagggatcttccagatccagggatcgaatctgggtctcccacattgcaggcagattctttactgtctgagccaccaaagaagccagCTATCATGTATTAACTGGCACTATGTTAAGCATTTAATATGAACTTTCCTATTTAATTCTTGCAACAATTCTATGGGGTAGTACAGTTATTTTTGAATCCTGTTTTACAGGTGAGATATCATATGTAAATGGTCTAGTCATTTGCCATGGTAATATACTAATGCATGTGCAGTGACTTGTAGAGAGAAGGGatatttatctatctacctacccaTTATCTGTCTGTCAAGTTATTTGGATTTATATATCAAATATTAGgagtctatatgtgtgtgtacacatgtatatgcCACATATACATTCAAGagcataatatatacacatattaatatacatatattaagagCACAtacatggatatatgtgtataaattatacacatatacatataaacacacaaacatacatagagggagagaaagagcacatactttgcaaaaaaaaaaaaatagatcttaCTTTAAATTCTGACTCTGGCACTTACTAGTTACATGATCTGGGACTTTTATATGTctgtttctcatctataaaacaggataGTGTTACTTGGCTTACAGGATTGTTCTAAGGATTGGATTAAATGATGCAAGGTGTGAAGCACAGATTACATAGTTAATAAATGGCAActtaacttaaatttttaaagaaatgactgATCCAGAATATCCTTAACAGTAGCTATGGAATTCATATGTCCATATGGATCAACCAGACCCACACAGAAGACAGTCCTTTCTCCACACAGAGCTGCTTTCTGTGATTGGGCTACTGCACCAGGCAGCCCAGTATCTTTGTCCCCCCGATTTTTCTTTCCACGCTTACTATCTCAAATTGGGTCTCCAGGAGACAGCTACCTCACCTCAGTACCTCTACTTACAATTCTGCCAGTTTGACAAGTTCTCTCTGTTACCTGGATGGacatttcccttttatttatcaATATCATGGGAGGCCTAGACCTGTCACTCTTTAGGCATAACTATTAGCTGGATATTAAATAACATCTTCCCTTCCATTTGGGCAACCCCCAATGAGTCAAACCTGGAAAAATCATTCAAAATGCGGCATGTACCTCCTGACCCCTTAAGCATGGCTTCCTCCTACCACTCTAACTAAGCTTATCTAAAAAACTATAGTAGACAGAAGCTCACAGGACATAGTAGATACTGAAGTCGTCTTCAGGGAAAGACCGCTGTGAAGCCATTTCATGAAACCACATTGGTCTTTCACTTCTATTTAGGAGCTGTGTCTAATCCTTTTAGCTTCATTTCTCCAAGCCTGTTACTCGGGTTCTTTCTGTTTCTAATAAACAACTTGTATGTTCCTCTCTACTTTCAGTAGCTGCAAACTGATTTCATCTGTACTTCAGTTACATTCCAACTTGGATTTCCCATACATCATAATCCTTTACATTACACTTCAAGATTCTGCAATGTTGCCATTGATACTGTTAACTTGGCTGCTTTAAAACTTTCAAAGGTTAGATTTCAGAGAATTTACAGAACATATGACCCCTTTTCCTCCATCTTTCCAAGTgtttattgtatgtatatattatacattctaACAAACACATTCACAGAAGATTTGCCTCCACATCAGTGGACACTATGGAAACCCTACCTGCTTAGGGCACTCATCCACTTACCCAGTGACCACACCTCTTCTAGGCCTTTGAGGGACTGTTTCCTATGGTGGAAAGAGAGACAGCAGTTTTTGCTGCTTCCCAAAACATATAACATTAGGATAGACTACAGTATTTCCCTTCATGCTCATCAACTAGAGTGCAAAAGAGGttcatattcacacacacacaccacactagTGCCACACGGGGCAAATAAAGTGTTCATCATAGAAGAATTTATAAGCTGAGAAATAGCAAAGCACACATGGTCTCCTGAGCTCTCATTTTCTTCATAGAGACCCATGCATAAGAAAGAACTTCAGTAGAGAGGGAACCCCTTGCAAAGAACCCCCCCACCTTAACGCTGTCTACAAAGCTAATACCAACCTGTTCTTCCTCTAAGCACACTCAGAATCTGTAAGCAGTAGGTAAAGAAAGAGCCATCAGGGCCAATTCAATTCCTTTCTTCTCAACTCTACATCAAGTAAAATGAATGAGATTACAGAAGGGGctaaccaggtggctcagtg is part of the Bubalus bubalis isolate 160015118507 breed Murrah chromosome 11, NDDB_SH_1, whole genome shotgun sequence genome and harbors:
- the USP50 gene encoding inactive ubiquitin carboxyl-terminal hydrolase 50, with amino-acid sequence MWFHEMASQRSFPEDDFSIYYVLSECTDHYDPCPVNEAEENQPHLQRVTGLRNLGNTCYMNAILQCLCSISPLVEYFLSGKYINALQKDCSEVATAFAYVMTDMWLGDSDCVSPEIFRSALGNLYPVFMKKTQQDAQEFLIYVLNELHEALKKYHQRKAYEKRSIPRCCRKMIASESSIITRLFEGQLSYSIVCLKCENCTYKNEVFTIISLPIPSEYKCSLQDCLQCFFQQDTLTWNNQIHCSFCETKQEAAVRATISKAPKTIVFHLKRFDILGTMKRKLRTDIHYPLTNLDLTPYICPIFRKHPKYNLCAVVNHFGDLDGGHYTAFSKNSVTQAWYSFDDTRVSEIPDTSVQTAAAYLLFYSCQPFSIPTQKCKT